The DNA segment GATTTCCAAGAGACTCAAGTAGTAGAGAATTTAACTATAGATTATACAAAAGCTAAGTTAAGTCAATTAAAAGGAATACCTGGTATAACTATAGAAGCAGAAGATGGCCAAGATGTAAGTATGAAAAAATCAGAAGAACTGCTTAAGCAACAAGGGTTCACTGAGAAAAAATAAAAGTATAGACCTCTCAATATCAGAGAGGTCTATACTTTTATAATATTTCCTTTTGTTTCATATTGTAGTGAAGATAAGCATCAATAAAATCGATAATTTCTCCATCCATTACTTTATCTATGGTAGATACTTCATAGTTAGTTCTATGATCTTTAACCATCGTATATGGGGTAAATACATAAGAACGTATTTGCGAGCCCCAACCAATATCTTTTTGTTCACCACGGATAGATGCAAGCTCGCGTTCTTTTTCTTCTAATTCCAGTTGATGTAATTTTGATTTTAAGTTTTTCATCGCAAAGTCACGGTTTTTTATTTGGCTACGTTCTGCTTGAGATTGAACTACAATACCAGTAGGTAGGTGAGTAATACGGACAGCAGAGTCTGTCGTGTTGATATGCTGGCCTCCAGCGCCTTGTGCACGATAGGTATCTATTTTTAAATCTTCTATATTAATTTCAATATTTGCTTCTTCATCAGAGAATTCTGGAATAACATCGATTGAGGCGAATGATGTATGACGTTTGCCTGATGGATCGAAAGGAGAAATACGTACTACACGGTGAACTCCTTTTTCTCCTTTTAATAAACCATAGGCAAAATCACCTTCTATTTTTAATGTGGCAGACTTAACACCAGTAATATCACCAGATTGATAGTTTAGATAACTGTATGTAAGTCCTTGTTTTGAGAAAAATCGTTCATACATACGAAGCATAATTTCTGCCCAGTCTGTAGCGTCAGTTCCGCCAGCTCCTGCATGAATTTCTAAGATGGCAGTATTGTTATCATATTCTTCAGCGAATAATAGTCTAAAGCTAAAATCTTCTACCTGTTGTTTCAAGTCTCGAACAGTTTCTATAAGTTC comes from the Gemella morbillorum genome and includes:
- the prfB gene encoding peptide chain release factor 2 is translated as MELIELKKELEEVNKQISEFKTSLKIEEKEQRVAEIENMMLDADFWNDSETASTLVTESKSIKKELDEFSTMLDYLNHSEEMIEFLNDEDDEEIYQELIETVRDLKQQVEDFSFRLLFAEEYDNNTAILEIHAGAGGTDATDWAEIMLRMYERFFSKQGLTYSYLNYQSGDITGVKSATLKIEGDFAYGLLKGEKGVHRVVRISPFDPSGKRHTSFASIDVIPEFSDEEANIEINIEDLKIDTYRAQGAGGQHINTTDSAVRITHLPTGIVVQSQAERSQIKNRDFAMKNLKSKLHQLELEEKERELASIRGEQKDIGWGSQIRSYVFTPYTMVKDHRTNYEVSTIDKVMDGEIIDFIDAYLHYNMKQKEIL